One window of the Coregonus clupeaformis isolate EN_2021a unplaced genomic scaffold, ASM2061545v1 scaf1250, whole genome shotgun sequence genome contains the following:
- the LOC121572414 gene encoding tropomyosin alpha-3 chain isoform X11, translated as MANSIEAVKRKIKVLQQQADEAEERAEILQRQVEEEKRSREQAEAEVASLNRRIQLVEEELDRAQERLATALQKLEEAEKAADESERGMKVIENRASKDEEKMEMQEIQLKEAKHIAEEADRKYEEVARKLVIIEGDLERTEERAELAEGNARRLEEQLRGFDQSLKSLQASEDKYSQKEDKYEEEIKILTDKLKEAETRAEFAERSVAKLEKTIDDLEDELYAQKLKYKAISEELDHALNDMTSM; from the exons ATGGCCAATAGCATCGAGGCAGTGAAGCGAAAAATTAAAGTTTTGCAGCAACAGGCGGATGAAGCCGAGGAAAGAGCCGAAATCTTGCAGAGACAGGTTGAAGAGGAGAAGCGGTCAAGGGAACAG gCTGAGGCTGAGGTGGCCTCTCTGAACAGGCGTATCCAGCTGGTTGAGGAGGAGTTGGACAGGGCCCAGGAGAGACTGGCCACTGCTCTGCAGAAACTGGAGGAGGCAGAGAAAGCTGCAGATGAGAGTGAGAG GGGTATGAAGGTGATTGAGAACAGGGCCTCCAAGGATGAGGAGAAGATGGAGATGCAGGAGATCCAGCTGAAGGAGGCCAAGCACATCGCTGAGGAGGCCGACCGCAAGTATGAGGAG GTGGCTCGTAAGCTGGTGATCATTGAGGGTGATCTGGAGCGTACAGAGGAGAGGGCGGAGCTGGCCGAGGG CAACGCCCGGAGGTTGGAGGAGCAGCTGAGGGGTTTCGACCAATCACTGAAGAGCCTGCAGGCCTCTGAGGACAAG TACTCCCAGAAAGAGGACAAGTATGAGGAGGAGATCAAGATCCTGACTGACAAACTCAAAGAG GCTGAAACCCGTGCTGAGTTTGCTGAGAGATCAGTGGCCAAACTGGAAAAGACCATTGATGACCTGGAAG ATGAGCTCTATGCACAGAAATTGAAGTACAAAGCCATTAGTGAGGAGTTGGACCATGCCCTCAATGACATGACCTCCATGTAA
- the LOC121572412 gene encoding LOW QUALITY PROTEIN: 2,4-dienoyl-CoA reductase [(3E)-enoyl-CoA-producing], mitochondrial-like (The sequence of the model RefSeq protein was modified relative to this genomic sequence to represent the inferred CDS: deleted 1 base in 1 codon), with translation MASALLGRVSSISKTALALPLKGLVYRRLFSSGTRALSETGPPQAKFFPANEGSMLLPGTYKGKVAFITGGGTGLGKGMTTTLSALGAECVIASRKLDVLKKTAEEITAQTGNKVHAVQCDVRDPKAIEAAVDQLVEVAGLPDVVINNAAGNFISPSEKLSANAWRTITDIVLNGTAFVTLELGKRLILAEKGAAFLAITTIYAETGSGFVVPSAAAKSGVETLCTSLAAEWGRYGLRFNVIQPGPIRTKGAFSRLDPTGMFEKTMIGRIPVGRLGTPGEIANLAAYLCSDYASWVSGAIIRMDGGEYVSMAGEFNDLRRVTKEQWAMMETMIRGTKGS, from the exons ATGGCATCCGCTTTACTGGGACGGGTGTCATCAATATCTAAAACTGCTTTAGCCTTGCCGTTGAAGGGTCTTGTCTACAGACGG TTGTTCAGCAGTGGGACCAGGGCATTGAGTGAGACTGGACCC CCCCAGGCTAAATTCTTTCCTGCAAATGAGGGATCAATGCTGCTCCCTGGGACTTACAAAGGCAAAGTGGCCTTTATCACAGGAGGAGGAACGGGGCTGGGAAAAGGCATGACCACAACACTGTCAGCACTAGGGGCAGAGTGTGTCATCGCTAGCAG AAAACTGGACGTTTTGAAAAAGACTGCAGAGGAAATTACAGCCCAGACAGGAAATAAG GTCCATGCTGTGCAGTGTGATGTGAGAGACCCCAAGGCAATTGAAGCTGCTGTGGACCAACTGGTCGAGGTTGCTGGTCTCCCTGAT GTGGTGATCAACAACGCTGCAGGGAACTTCATCTCCCCCTCAGAGAAGCTGTCTGCCAACGCATGGAGGACCATCACAGACATTGTCCTGAACGGCACGGCCTTTGTCACCCTGGAGCTGGGCAAGAGGCTGATACTGGCCGAGAAGG GTGCTGCGTTTCTGGCCATCACCACTATCTACGCAGAGACCGGCTCTGGATTCGTTGTGCCCAGCGCGGCTGCCAAGTCAGGAGTGGAAACTCTGTGCAC GTCTCTGGCTGCGGAGTGGGGGAGGTATGGCTTGAGGTTTAATGTCATCCAGCCAGGACCAATCAGAACCAAG GGGGCCTTCAGTCGTCTCGATCCCACGGGCATGTTTGAGAAGACCATGATCGGCAGGATACCCGTGGGCAGGCTGGGCACGCCCGGAGAGATTGCCAACCTGGCAGCCTACCTGTGCAGTGACTACGCCAGTTGGGTGTCTGGAGCG ATCATTCGAATGGACGGTGGAGAGTATGTCTCCATGGCAGGAGAATTCAATGATCTGAGGAGG GTCACTAAGGAGCAGTGGGCTATGATGGAGACCATGATCAGGGGCACCAAGGGATCCTAA
- the LOC121572414 gene encoding tropomyosin alpha-3 chain isoform X10, whose protein sequence is MANSIEAVKRKIKVLQQQADEAEERAEILQRQVEEEKRSREQAEAEVASLNRRIQLVEEELDRAQERLATALQKLEEAEKAADESERGMKVIENRASKDEEKMEMQEIQLKEAKHIAEEADRKYEEVARKLVIIEGDLERTEERAELAEGKCAELEEELKNVSNNLKSLEAQAEKYSQKEDKYEEEIKILTDKLKEAETRAEFAERSVAKLEKTIDDLEDELYAQKLKYKAISEELDHALNDMTSM, encoded by the exons ATGGCCAATAGCATCGAGGCAGTGAAGCGAAAAATTAAAGTTTTGCAGCAACAGGCGGATGAAGCCGAGGAAAGAGCCGAAATCTTGCAGAGACAGGTTGAAGAGGAGAAGCGGTCAAGGGAACAG gCTGAGGCTGAGGTGGCCTCTCTGAACAGGCGTATCCAGCTGGTTGAGGAGGAGTTGGACAGGGCCCAGGAGAGACTGGCCACTGCTCTGCAGAAACTGGAGGAGGCAGAGAAAGCTGCAGATGAGAGTGAGAG GGGTATGAAGGTGATTGAGAACAGGGCCTCCAAGGATGAGGAGAAGATGGAGATGCAGGAGATCCAGCTGAAGGAGGCCAAGCACATCGCTGAGGAGGCCGACCGCAAGTATGAGGAG GTGGCTCGTAAGCTGGTGATCATTGAGGGTGATCTGGAGCGTACAGAGGAGAGGGCGGAGCTGGCCGAGGG CAAATGCGCCGAGTTGGAGGAGGAGCTGAAAAATGTCAGCAATAACTTAAAGTCCCTGGAAGCCCAAGCTGAGAAg TACTCCCAGAAAGAGGACAAGTATGAGGAGGAGATCAAGATCCTGACTGACAAACTCAAAGAG GCTGAAACCCGTGCTGAGTTTGCTGAGAGATCAGTGGCCAAACTGGAAAAGACCATTGATGACCTGGAAG ATGAGCTCTATGCACAGAAATTGAAGTACAAAGCCATTAGTGAGGAGTTGGACCATGCCCTCAATGACATGACCTCCATGTAA
- the LOC121572414 gene encoding tropomyosin alpha-3 chain isoform X3, protein MANSIEAVKRKIKVLQQQADEAEERAEILQRQVEEEKRSREQAEAEVASLNRRIQLVEEELDRAQERLATALQKLEEAEKAADESERGMKVIENRASKDEEKMEMQEIQLKEAKHIAEEADRKYEEVARKLVIIEGDLERTEERAELAEGNARRLEEQLRGFDQSLKSLQASEDKYSQKEDKYEEEIKILTDKLKEAETRAEFAERSVAKLEKTIDDLEDELYAQKLKYKAISEELDHALNDMTSICASQRQGGECQHPRHPGQDPGGPQQLLSGYWSCGLAPPPLLHHLLSLHPLTSGPVSLSVLADCLAGGWGGCSFFLVKVALSSVHT, encoded by the exons ATGGCCAATAGCATCGAGGCAGTGAAGCGAAAAATTAAAGTTTTGCAGCAACAGGCGGATGAAGCCGAGGAAAGAGCCGAAATCTTGCAGAGACAGGTTGAAGAGGAGAAGCGGTCAAGGGAACAG gCTGAGGCTGAGGTGGCCTCTCTGAACAGGCGTATCCAGCTGGTTGAGGAGGAGTTGGACAGGGCCCAGGAGAGACTGGCCACTGCTCTGCAGAAACTGGAGGAGGCAGAGAAAGCTGCAGATGAGAGTGAGAG GGGTATGAAGGTGATTGAGAACAGGGCCTCCAAGGATGAGGAGAAGATGGAGATGCAGGAGATCCAGCTGAAGGAGGCCAAGCACATCGCTGAGGAGGCCGACCGCAAGTATGAGGAG GTGGCTCGTAAGCTGGTGATCATTGAGGGTGATCTGGAGCGTACAGAGGAGAGGGCGGAGCTGGCCGAGGG CAACGCCCGGAGGTTGGAGGAGCAGCTGAGGGGTTTCGACCAATCACTGAAGAGCCTGCAGGCCTCTGAGGACAAG TACTCCCAGAAAGAGGACAAGTATGAGGAGGAGATCAAGATCCTGACTGACAAACTCAAAGAG GCTGAAACCCGTGCTGAGTTTGCTGAGAGATCAGTGGCCAAACTGGAAAAGACCATTGATGACCTGGAAG ATGAGCTCTATGCACAGAAATTGAAGTACAAAGCCATTAGTGAGGAGTTGGACCATGCCCTCAATGACATGACCTCCAT ATGCGCTAGCCAACGCCAAGGAGGAGAATGTCAACATCCACGCCACCCTGGACAAGACCCTGGAGGACCTCAACAGCTTCTGAGTGGCTACTGGAGCTGCGGCCtggcccctcctcctcttctccaccacCTCTTATCGCTCCACCCCCTCACCTCtggtcctgtctctctgtctgtgctgGCTGACTGTTTagcaggggggtgggggggctgtTCATTCTTTTTGGTGAAGGTAGCACTTTCTTCAGTCCACACCTAG
- the LOC121572414 gene encoding tropomyosin alpha-3 chain isoform X4 has product MANSIEAVKRKIKVLQQQADEAEERAEILQRQVEEEKRSREQAEAEVASLNRRIQLVEEELDRAQERLATALQKLEEAEKAADESERGMKVIENRASKDEEKMEMQEIQLKEAKHIAEEADRKYEEVARKLVIIEGDLERTEERAELAEGKCAELEEELKNVSNNLKSLEAQAEKYSQKEDKYEEEIKILTDKLKEAETRAEFAERSVAKLEKTIDDLEDELYAQKLKYKAISEELDHALNDMTSICASQRQGGECQHPRHPGQDPGGPQQLLSGYWSCGLAPPPLLHHLLSLHPLTSGPVSLSVLADCLAGGWGGCSFFLVKVALSSVHT; this is encoded by the exons ATGGCCAATAGCATCGAGGCAGTGAAGCGAAAAATTAAAGTTTTGCAGCAACAGGCGGATGAAGCCGAGGAAAGAGCCGAAATCTTGCAGAGACAGGTTGAAGAGGAGAAGCGGTCAAGGGAACAG gCTGAGGCTGAGGTGGCCTCTCTGAACAGGCGTATCCAGCTGGTTGAGGAGGAGTTGGACAGGGCCCAGGAGAGACTGGCCACTGCTCTGCAGAAACTGGAGGAGGCAGAGAAAGCTGCAGATGAGAGTGAGAG GGGTATGAAGGTGATTGAGAACAGGGCCTCCAAGGATGAGGAGAAGATGGAGATGCAGGAGATCCAGCTGAAGGAGGCCAAGCACATCGCTGAGGAGGCCGACCGCAAGTATGAGGAG GTGGCTCGTAAGCTGGTGATCATTGAGGGTGATCTGGAGCGTACAGAGGAGAGGGCGGAGCTGGCCGAGGG CAAATGCGCCGAGTTGGAGGAGGAGCTGAAAAATGTCAGCAATAACTTAAAGTCCCTGGAAGCCCAAGCTGAGAAg TACTCCCAGAAAGAGGACAAGTATGAGGAGGAGATCAAGATCCTGACTGACAAACTCAAAGAG GCTGAAACCCGTGCTGAGTTTGCTGAGAGATCAGTGGCCAAACTGGAAAAGACCATTGATGACCTGGAAG ATGAGCTCTATGCACAGAAATTGAAGTACAAAGCCATTAGTGAGGAGTTGGACCATGCCCTCAATGACATGACCTCCAT ATGCGCTAGCCAACGCCAAGGAGGAGAATGTCAACATCCACGCCACCCTGGACAAGACCCTGGAGGACCTCAACAGCTTCTGAGTGGCTACTGGAGCTGCGGCCtggcccctcctcctcttctccaccacCTCTTATCGCTCCACCCCCTCACCTCtggtcctgtctctctgtctgtgctgGCTGACTGTTTagcaggggggtgggggggctgtTCATTCTTTTTGGTGAAGGTAGCACTTTCTTCAGTCCACACCTAG
- the LOC121572413 gene encoding phosphomevalonate kinase-like has product MSIDCCNVISMATVEPKLILLFSGKRKSGKDYVTDLIHKRLGPDVCCILRLSGPLKQQYAQDHGLDFEELLGAGEYKEKYRADMIQWGEKQREKDPGFFCRLAIKGAQQPIWIVSDTRRLSDLQWFWREYPSQSRCVRVEASEETRRDRGWEFTTGIDDAESECGLDQGVDFDWIIKNEGDGSQLEEQLATGLLSIAKEKAKED; this is encoded by the exons atgtcaatTGATTGCTGCAACGTTATTTCGATGGCGACAGTAGAACCCAAACTCATCCTTTTATTTAGCGGGAAACGCAAATCTGGAAAAGATTACGTGACGGATTTGATTCACAAAAG ACTAGGTCCAGATGTTTGCTGTATCTTGCGTCTCTCGGGTCCTCTCAAACAGCAATACGCACAG GACCATGGATTGGACTTTGAGGAGCTGTTGGGAGCAGGTGAGTACAAGGAGAAGTACCGTGCTGACATGATCCAGTGGGGTGAGAAGCAGAGGGAGAAGGACCCAGGGTTCTTCTGTCGTCTGGCCATTAAGGGAGCCCAGCAGCCCATCTGG ATTGTGAGTGACACGCGGCGTCTGTCAGACCTGCAGTGGTTCTGGAGGGAGTATCCTAGTCAGTCTCGCTGTGTTCGGGTGGAGGCCTCAGAGGAGACACGGAGGGATAGGGGCTGGGAGTTCACAACAG gaatAGATGATGCAGAGTCGGAATGTGGGCTCGACCAAGGAGTGGATTTTGATTGGATAATCAAAAATGAGGGCGATGGATCACAACTGGAGGAGCAGCTTGCTACTGGGCTGCTCTCAATAGCCAAAGAAAAGGCAAAAGAGGACTGA
- the LOC121572414 gene encoding tropomyosin alpha-4 chain isoform X8 yields MANSIEAVKRKIKVLQQQADEAEERAEILQRQVEEEKRSREQAEAEVASLNRRIQLVEEELDRAQERLATALQKLEEAEKAADESERGMKVIENRASKDEEKMEMQEIQLKEAKHIAEEADRKYEEVARKLVIIEGDLERTEERAELAEGKCAELEEELKNVSNNLKSLEAQAEKYSQKEDKYEEEIKILTDKLKEAETRAEFAERSVAKLEKTIDDLEDALANAKEENVNIHATLDKTLEDLNSF; encoded by the exons ATGGCCAATAGCATCGAGGCAGTGAAGCGAAAAATTAAAGTTTTGCAGCAACAGGCGGATGAAGCCGAGGAAAGAGCCGAAATCTTGCAGAGACAGGTTGAAGAGGAGAAGCGGTCAAGGGAACAG gCTGAGGCTGAGGTGGCCTCTCTGAACAGGCGTATCCAGCTGGTTGAGGAGGAGTTGGACAGGGCCCAGGAGAGACTGGCCACTGCTCTGCAGAAACTGGAGGAGGCAGAGAAAGCTGCAGATGAGAGTGAGAG GGGTATGAAGGTGATTGAGAACAGGGCCTCCAAGGATGAGGAGAAGATGGAGATGCAGGAGATCCAGCTGAAGGAGGCCAAGCACATCGCTGAGGAGGCCGACCGCAAGTATGAGGAG GTGGCTCGTAAGCTGGTGATCATTGAGGGTGATCTGGAGCGTACAGAGGAGAGGGCGGAGCTGGCCGAGGG CAAATGCGCCGAGTTGGAGGAGGAGCTGAAAAATGTCAGCAATAACTTAAAGTCCCTGGAAGCCCAAGCTGAGAAg TACTCCCAGAAAGAGGACAAGTATGAGGAGGAGATCAAGATCCTGACTGACAAACTCAAAGAG GCTGAAACCCGTGCTGAGTTTGCTGAGAGATCAGTGGCCAAACTGGAAAAGACCATTGATGACCTGGAAG ATGCGCTAGCCAACGCCAAGGAGGAGAATGTCAACATCCACGCCACCCTGGACAAGACCCTGGAGGACCTCAACAGCTTCTGA
- the LOC121572414 gene encoding tropomyosin alpha-3 chain isoform X9 gives MANSIEAVKRKIKVLQQQADEAEERAEILQRQVEEEKRSREQAEAEVASLNRRIQLVEEELDRAQERLATALQKLEEAEKAADESERGMKVIENRASKDEEKMEMQEIQLKEAKHIAEEADRKYEEVARKLVIIEGDLERTEERAELAEGNARRLEEQLRGFDQSLKSLQASEDKYSQKEDKYEEEIKILTDKLKEAETRAEFAERSVAKLEKTIDDLEDALANAKEENVNIHATLDKTLEDLNSF, from the exons ATGGCCAATAGCATCGAGGCAGTGAAGCGAAAAATTAAAGTTTTGCAGCAACAGGCGGATGAAGCCGAGGAAAGAGCCGAAATCTTGCAGAGACAGGTTGAAGAGGAGAAGCGGTCAAGGGAACAG gCTGAGGCTGAGGTGGCCTCTCTGAACAGGCGTATCCAGCTGGTTGAGGAGGAGTTGGACAGGGCCCAGGAGAGACTGGCCACTGCTCTGCAGAAACTGGAGGAGGCAGAGAAAGCTGCAGATGAGAGTGAGAG GGGTATGAAGGTGATTGAGAACAGGGCCTCCAAGGATGAGGAGAAGATGGAGATGCAGGAGATCCAGCTGAAGGAGGCCAAGCACATCGCTGAGGAGGCCGACCGCAAGTATGAGGAG GTGGCTCGTAAGCTGGTGATCATTGAGGGTGATCTGGAGCGTACAGAGGAGAGGGCGGAGCTGGCCGAGGG CAACGCCCGGAGGTTGGAGGAGCAGCTGAGGGGTTTCGACCAATCACTGAAGAGCCTGCAGGCCTCTGAGGACAAG TACTCCCAGAAAGAGGACAAGTATGAGGAGGAGATCAAGATCCTGACTGACAAACTCAAAGAG GCTGAAACCCGTGCTGAGTTTGCTGAGAGATCAGTGGCCAAACTGGAAAAGACCATTGATGACCTGGAAG ATGCGCTAGCCAACGCCAAGGAGGAGAATGTCAACATCCACGCCACCCTGGACAAGACCCTGGAGGACCTCAACAGCTTCTGA